A portion of the Rhodococcus pseudokoreensis genome contains these proteins:
- a CDS encoding aldehyde dehydrogenase, which translates to MWHGQFQKLFIDGEWVAPSGNQQIEVVSPFTEQVVERVAAATRTDIDRAATAAREAFDRGPWPRVPLAERVEVLTRFSKLYAQHEDLMAELVTAEMGCPIQVSRKIQAGAARQKIESFLELAQEYPFEAIRESSSGRALVSRQPVGVVAAIVPWNVPQAITMLKLMPALLAGCTLVLKPAPEAPLDAYLVAELLTEAGLPRGVVNVVPADREASEALVTHPAVDKVSFTGSTAAGRRIASLCGNDLRRVTLELGGKSAAIILDDADLDAAVESLRFGSLRNTGQVCSAKSRILVSRKRQAELVDRLTAMIAAMPVGDPMSEATELGPLVSARQRERVEEYFEIGRSEGAKIVLGGGRPGNTDRGWFVDATVFTEVESSMRIAQEEIFGPVLSVIAYDDEAQAIDISNDSRYGLNGSVFTTDVDHGLAVARRLRTGTVELNGSRAGSRAPAGGFKSSGIGREGAIEGFDSYVEVQSIGLPPGFVYDAAHEHKQ; encoded by the coding sequence GTGTGGCACGGTCAGTTTCAAAAACTGTTCATTGATGGTGAATGGGTAGCCCCCAGTGGTAACCAGCAAATCGAGGTGGTTTCCCCATTTACCGAGCAGGTGGTCGAACGCGTCGCCGCTGCCACCCGAACTGACATCGATCGGGCGGCAACTGCCGCCCGGGAAGCATTTGATCGGGGACCCTGGCCTCGTGTTCCGCTCGCCGAACGAGTGGAGGTGCTGACACGCTTCTCGAAGCTGTACGCGCAGCACGAAGATCTGATGGCGGAGTTGGTGACGGCGGAAATGGGATGCCCGATCCAGGTCTCGAGGAAGATTCAGGCTGGAGCCGCGCGACAGAAGATTGAGAGCTTTCTAGAACTCGCCCAGGAGTATCCGTTCGAAGCCATACGGGAATCGAGTTCAGGACGAGCTTTGGTCTCGCGACAACCGGTGGGGGTCGTGGCGGCTATTGTGCCCTGGAATGTTCCCCAAGCCATCACGATGCTGAAGCTGATGCCGGCTCTGCTGGCGGGGTGCACGTTGGTTCTGAAGCCAGCGCCGGAGGCCCCACTCGACGCATACCTCGTCGCCGAACTGCTGACAGAGGCGGGCTTGCCGCGAGGAGTCGTGAATGTGGTGCCCGCCGACCGCGAGGCAAGCGAGGCCCTGGTAACCCATCCGGCGGTCGATAAGGTTTCGTTCACCGGCTCGACAGCCGCCGGGCGGCGAATCGCATCTTTATGTGGAAACGACCTTCGGCGGGTCACTCTGGAGCTGGGTGGCAAGTCCGCGGCAATCATCCTTGATGACGCCGATCTCGATGCGGCGGTGGAATCTTTGAGGTTCGGCTCCCTCCGCAACACCGGGCAGGTATGCAGTGCGAAGTCACGGATCCTCGTGTCCCGGAAGCGTCAGGCGGAACTCGTGGACAGGCTCACAGCGATGATCGCTGCGATGCCTGTAGGCGACCCGATGAGCGAAGCGACGGAACTCGGACCGCTGGTGAGCGCCCGCCAGCGTGAGCGTGTCGAAGAGTACTTTGAAATCGGCCGCTCGGAAGGTGCGAAGATTGTGCTGGGCGGGGGCCGCCCTGGCAACACGGATCGCGGGTGGTTCGTTGATGCCACCGTGTTCACCGAAGTGGAATCATCGATGCGAATCGCGCAGGAGGAGATATTTGGGCCAGTCTTGTCTGTGATCGCATACGACGACGAGGCCCAAGCGATTGATATCTCTAACGACTCTCGATACGGCCTCAACGGTTCGGTCTTCACAACGGATGTGGACCATGGGCTGGCGGTCGCGCGGCGCCTCCGGACCGGTACGGTCGAGCTGAACGGAAGCAGGGCAGGCTCACGTGCGCCGGCCGGCGGTTTCAAGAGCAGTGGAATCGGTCGTGAAGGCGCGATAGAAGGTTTCGACAGTTACGTGGAGGTCCAATCGATCGGCTTGCCTCCGGGCTTCGTGTACGACGCCGCGCACGAACACAAACAGTGA
- a CDS encoding aldehyde dehydrogenase family protein has protein sequence MSKPVQIGNQGPVVATSAMTIDGHSVKADRTFEVVNPATARRVADAPECAPSQVDDVMEAAVRAFASWKVDDDARRRALRAGADELDAAAHELAVTLTAEHGKPLRDSLREVATAATWFRWYADLDLGEPEIVEDSAARRIAVYRRPLGPAVAITPWNYPIQMAGKKAAQALRPGNTVVVKPSPYTPLATLKFVEILQRVFPPGVLSAVTGSSNDLGRWLTEHPLTRKVSFTGSTGVGKLVAASAVPDLKRVTLELGGNDAAIVLDDAAPELIAKEIFARAFVNCGQTCAAIKRLYVPEQLHELVVDALAEYARAAVVGNGMESDTELGPLNNHPQQQLVSELVDDALRNGARAAAGGRRPDTEGYFYRPTILTDVDDGMRIVNEEQFGPALPVLSYRHLDDAIERANNSNYGLGGSVWTSDPDRGAEIARRLDCGTAWVNTHAITLPHQPFAGAKWSGMGVENGRWGLHDFTQLQAIHTAR, from the coding sequence GTGTCGAAGCCCGTACAGATCGGCAATCAAGGTCCTGTGGTGGCTACGTCCGCGATGACCATCGACGGTCATTCCGTGAAGGCCGACCGGACATTCGAAGTGGTGAACCCGGCGACCGCGCGCCGCGTCGCGGACGCGCCTGAATGCGCCCCGTCGCAGGTGGACGATGTGATGGAGGCCGCAGTGCGCGCCTTTGCGAGCTGGAAGGTCGATGATGATGCACGGCGACGCGCCTTGCGCGCCGGTGCCGACGAACTCGACGCCGCGGCGCACGAGCTGGCTGTCACCCTGACGGCAGAACATGGTAAGCCACTTCGTGATTCACTGAGAGAAGTCGCGACCGCGGCCACATGGTTCCGCTGGTACGCAGACCTTGATCTTGGAGAACCTGAGATCGTCGAAGACAGTGCAGCGCGCAGAATTGCCGTCTACCGTCGTCCGTTAGGACCAGCGGTCGCGATCACCCCGTGGAACTACCCGATTCAAATGGCAGGTAAGAAGGCCGCGCAGGCCTTGCGGCCCGGCAACACTGTGGTCGTCAAGCCGTCTCCGTACACGCCGCTTGCAACGTTGAAATTTGTCGAGATTCTGCAGCGCGTCTTCCCGCCGGGCGTCTTGAGCGCTGTCACGGGCAGCAGCAATGATCTTGGCAGGTGGCTAACAGAGCACCCGCTAACCCGAAAGGTCAGCTTCACGGGATCGACCGGTGTTGGCAAACTTGTCGCCGCGTCTGCGGTGCCAGACCTCAAACGGGTGACTCTGGAACTCGGTGGGAACGACGCGGCGATCGTGCTCGACGACGCCGCACCTGAATTGATCGCGAAAGAAATTTTTGCGCGCGCATTCGTGAACTGCGGGCAGACTTGTGCAGCTATCAAACGGCTTTATGTGCCGGAACAGTTACACGAACTGGTCGTTGACGCTCTGGCTGAATACGCTCGAGCGGCGGTTGTGGGAAACGGAATGGAGTCAGACACCGAACTCGGACCGCTGAACAACCATCCGCAGCAGCAATTGGTCTCTGAACTCGTCGACGATGCACTGCGGAACGGTGCCCGCGCGGCGGCCGGCGGTCGACGGCCGGATACCGAAGGGTACTTCTACCGGCCAACGATCCTGACCGATGTTGATGACGGTATGCGGATCGTGAACGAGGAGCAGTTCGGTCCCGCACTACCCGTTCTGTCCTACCGTCATCTGGACGACGCGATCGAACGTGCGAACAACAGTAACTACGGACTTGGCGGATCGGTGTGGACGTCGGATCCCGACCGAGGCGCTGAAATAGCTCGTCGTCTGGACTGCGGCACGGCATGGGTCAATACCCACGCGATCACACTCCCACATCAGCCGTTCGCCGGCGCGAAGTGGAGTGGGATGGGTGTAGAGAACGGACGGTGGGGACTCCATGACTTCACCCAACTGCAAGCCATCCACACCGCTCGTTGA
- a CDS encoding NDMA-dependent alcohol dehydrogenase — protein MKTKAAVVLEAGKPFEIMELDLDGPGPGEVMVKMVAAGLCHSDLHLANGDMPPRYPIVGGHEGAGIIEEVGAGVTRLKPGDHVVCSFIPMCGSCRYCSTGRQNLCDMGATILEGSLPDGTFRFHKDGLDFGGVCMVGTFSERTTVSQFSVVKIDEWLPLEKAVLVGCGVPTGWGTAVYTGGVRAGDTVVIYGIGGLGINAVQGAVSAGAKYVVVVDPVAMKRDVALKFGATHAFSEPAAAAEKVKELTWGQGADQALILVGSVDAEVVQNATAIIGKGGTVVITGLAHPELLNIQLSSFEVTLFEKTIKGSLFGSANPQYDIVRLLRLYDAGQLKLDELITTKYTLEEVNQGYQDLEDGKNIRGVILFE, from the coding sequence ATGAAGACCAAAGCTGCAGTCGTGCTGGAGGCCGGTAAGCCGTTCGAGATCATGGAACTCGATTTGGACGGTCCCGGCCCCGGTGAGGTGATGGTCAAGATGGTAGCCGCGGGCCTGTGTCATTCAGATCTCCATCTGGCAAACGGCGACATGCCGCCGCGATATCCGATTGTTGGGGGCCATGAAGGCGCCGGCATCATCGAGGAAGTTGGAGCGGGGGTCACCCGGCTGAAGCCCGGGGACCATGTGGTCTGCAGCTTCATCCCGATGTGCGGTAGTTGCCGGTACTGTTCCACCGGTCGGCAGAATCTCTGTGACATGGGGGCCACCATCCTCGAGGGCTCATTGCCCGACGGTACCTTCCGATTCCACAAGGACGGGCTCGATTTCGGTGGGGTCTGCATGGTCGGGACGTTCTCCGAACGGACCACGGTTTCGCAGTTCTCCGTCGTCAAGATCGATGAGTGGCTGCCGCTGGAGAAGGCCGTGCTCGTCGGCTGCGGTGTGCCGACCGGCTGGGGAACGGCGGTGTACACCGGTGGTGTCCGGGCCGGTGACACGGTGGTCATCTATGGAATCGGCGGGCTTGGAATCAATGCGGTTCAAGGCGCTGTGAGCGCCGGAGCCAAGTATGTCGTTGTGGTCGATCCGGTCGCGATGAAGCGCGACGTGGCGCTCAAGTTCGGCGCCACCCATGCGTTCTCGGAACCCGCTGCAGCGGCGGAGAAGGTAAAAGAACTCACGTGGGGGCAGGGAGCGGATCAAGCGCTGATTCTGGTCGGGTCCGTTGATGCTGAAGTGGTGCAGAATGCCACCGCGATCATCGGCAAAGGTGGAACCGTGGTCATCACCGGCCTCGCACATCCCGAGCTACTCAATATCCAGTTGTCAAGTTTTGAGGTTACGCTCTTCGAGAAGACGATCAAGGGTTCGTTGTTCGGCTCGGCGAACCCTCAATACGACATTGTCCGACTACTGCGGCTCTACGATGCGGGTCAACTCAAGCTCGACGAGCTGATCACGACAAAGTACACGCTCGAAGAGGTCAACCAGGGCTACCAGGATCTGGAAGACGGCAAGAACATCCGTGGAGTCATTCTCTTCGAATGA
- a CDS encoding cupin domain-containing protein encodes MSDSVKTIVTHINADGSSGMEERVVDRVTTMDDSGKPTHALNLLWGTKDGIATVGHSQPDTCVDPFFPGPGGHRFVIYTVLPETVSSDSADECVELPGLLDAYDETRSGMHASDSIDYTFVVSGEIVLELDDDEVVLRPGDCVVQRGTRHAWRNRTDEPAVVAAVLIGAERGE; translated from the coding sequence ATGTCTGACTCTGTTAAAACCATCGTTACGCATATTAATGCTGACGGTAGTTCAGGAATGGAGGAGCGTGTCGTCGATCGTGTAACGACAATGGACGATAGCGGCAAGCCGACGCATGCCCTGAATCTGTTGTGGGGAACGAAAGACGGAATCGCAACAGTGGGGCACTCGCAACCGGATACGTGTGTGGATCCCTTCTTTCCGGGTCCGGGAGGGCACCGTTTTGTCATCTATACCGTACTGCCAGAGACAGTCTCTTCAGACTCGGCCGATGAATGCGTAGAACTGCCGGGGCTGTTGGACGCATACGACGAGACCCGGTCCGGGATGCATGCGTCCGACTCGATCGACTACACATTCGTCGTATCGGGCGAAATCGTGCTGGAACTCGACGATGACGAAGTGGTGCTCCGGCCCGGAGATTGTGTGGTTCAACGGGGCACCAGGCACGCATGGCGCAATCGCACGGACGAACCGGCCGTGGTGGCTGCGGTTTTGATCGGAGCCGAACGAGGGGAATAG
- a CDS encoding SDR family NAD(P)-dependent oxidoreductase, with the protein MIEAPVVIVTGGAGYIGRGLCELFLKDGYVVVVADLNAEAAERTASEIGGSDGHAIGVGIDVTDETSAADMVHAVESRFGRIDALINNAGLFGDPTWTGPMLGVDMKAWDAVMEVNVKGPVVVTRAVAPIMRKAKWGRIVNVSSQGAYKPAGVYSASKLAVHQVTWNLAKELGDDGITVNCVAPGTMDTPTAFANKPRAHVLSMPEKSIVKRLGNAADLYAAMKYFVSKESEWCTGQSLLVNGGAEVRL; encoded by the coding sequence ATGATCGAAGCGCCAGTGGTGATCGTGACCGGCGGAGCAGGCTACATCGGTCGCGGATTGTGCGAATTGTTTCTGAAAGACGGCTATGTAGTCGTCGTCGCTGACCTGAATGCGGAAGCGGCGGAACGCACCGCGTCCGAGATCGGCGGATCGGACGGTCACGCAATCGGGGTTGGAATTGACGTCACCGATGAGACGAGTGCTGCCGACATGGTGCATGCCGTCGAATCACGCTTTGGGCGAATCGATGCGCTCATCAACAATGCTGGCCTGTTCGGTGACCCGACCTGGACCGGACCGATGCTCGGTGTGGACATGAAGGCGTGGGACGCGGTCATGGAGGTCAACGTGAAAGGGCCTGTTGTGGTTACCCGCGCAGTCGCACCTATCATGCGCAAAGCCAAGTGGGGGCGCATCGTGAACGTGTCGTCGCAAGGCGCGTACAAACCTGCCGGTGTCTACTCGGCCAGCAAGTTGGCTGTTCATCAAGTTACCTGGAATCTTGCGAAAGAGCTCGGGGATGACGGCATCACGGTCAACTGCGTGGCGCCCGGCACGATGGACACACCCACCGCTTTCGCGAACAAGCCCAGAGCGCACGTACTTTCTATGCCTGAGAAGTCGATTGTCAAGCGCCTCGGAAACGCGGCAGACCTGTACGCCGCGATGAAGTATTTTGTGAGTAAGGAATCCGAATGGTGCACCGGGCAGTCGCTCTTGGTCAACGGTGGCGCTGAAGTTCGCCTCTAG
- a CDS encoding sigma-54-dependent Fis family transcriptional regulator — translation MEPQVRSSRSVQDRGSGRPEIAESWKRSAFFGLHPASNYDVKQTSEIDSSSRLRRAAEPVLAEMQHQLTGTEFGVILADPKCRIVATLFGGSATERRLLSSGALLGSSFAEDRVGTNAIGTTVELRHGIVIHSDEHFLDQFKGFSCYGHPIVHPVTRRVEGVLEMTGIGARANPMFVPFMTRAASDIEKGLIDGVHASQQLLIDAFQRVSSQNTIAVSAIGEDIFLSNRVALDLLQMSDHATLRAVAADLRPNQQRTVRIQLSSGEEALVRAEGVAGTDCGAVFVIRSDRRTTNPIRRAQAPSSSAHERSQSDLARLRDLCDPVAISGEPGTGRTTAVRKLANGSTTVCVDAATIAFEGADSWAERLIAAKADTTAKVLVVENVQLIPDSLLPLMVGLVEAVGGPRVVVTSTPTGDLPPGVAGLVGRCPGQVLLPPLSQRTREFADIAQSLLNAIEPGLILSFSAVEALASRDWPGNLAELAVVLRTAACRRSSSRIAVADLPEKYRVAPRVAGLGGRARAEREAIIDALEECGGNKVHAANLLGISRSTIYLRIRALKITLQ, via the coding sequence GTGGAACCACAAGTCCGATCGTCGCGCAGTGTGCAAGACCGCGGTTCTGGGCGTCCGGAGATCGCCGAATCATGGAAGCGTTCGGCGTTTTTCGGTCTGCATCCGGCATCAAACTATGATGTCAAGCAAACTAGCGAGATCGATAGCTCTAGCCGCCTCCGCCGGGCCGCCGAACCTGTTCTGGCGGAGATGCAACATCAGCTCACTGGTACAGAGTTCGGCGTCATCCTTGCCGATCCTAAATGCAGGATAGTGGCGACGCTTTTCGGTGGCAGCGCGACGGAACGACGCCTGCTTTCCTCAGGCGCTCTGCTCGGATCGAGCTTTGCAGAGGACCGAGTCGGCACAAACGCAATCGGGACCACAGTGGAGTTGCGTCATGGGATTGTGATCCATAGTGACGAGCATTTCCTCGACCAATTCAAGGGATTCAGCTGTTATGGACACCCGATTGTCCATCCAGTGACTCGTCGGGTTGAGGGCGTGCTCGAGATGACTGGAATCGGGGCACGTGCCAACCCAATGTTTGTGCCGTTCATGACGCGCGCCGCGAGCGACATCGAAAAAGGATTGATCGACGGTGTGCACGCCTCACAGCAGCTACTAATCGATGCCTTTCAACGAGTGTCGTCCCAGAACACAATTGCGGTGAGCGCAATTGGTGAGGACATCTTCCTGAGCAACCGGGTTGCGCTCGACCTTCTCCAGATGTCCGATCATGCGACGTTACGAGCCGTGGCGGCCGATCTTCGCCCGAATCAGCAACGGACCGTCCGAATCCAATTGTCTTCCGGAGAGGAGGCGCTTGTTCGGGCAGAGGGCGTGGCAGGGACTGATTGTGGTGCGGTGTTCGTGATTCGCTCAGACCGTAGGACAACAAACCCGATCCGACGTGCGCAGGCGCCGTCGAGCTCCGCACACGAACGTAGCCAATCCGATCTTGCCCGGTTACGCGACCTCTGCGACCCGGTGGCCATCAGTGGGGAGCCTGGGACTGGACGCACCACCGCTGTCCGGAAACTCGCGAACGGCAGCACAACGGTATGTGTGGACGCGGCGACAATCGCATTTGAAGGCGCGGACTCGTGGGCGGAACGTTTGATTGCCGCAAAAGCCGACACGACCGCGAAGGTCCTCGTTGTCGAAAATGTCCAGTTGATTCCTGATTCGCTACTGCCACTTATGGTGGGACTTGTCGAAGCGGTCGGTGGTCCGCGCGTGGTTGTCACTAGCACGCCAACTGGCGATTTGCCTCCCGGTGTCGCAGGGCTAGTCGGACGATGCCCTGGACAGGTCCTGCTTCCACCACTTAGTCAGCGGACTCGCGAGTTCGCAGACATTGCTCAGTCACTTCTCAACGCCATCGAACCAGGTTTGATCCTATCCTTCAGTGCGGTCGAGGCACTGGCCTCCCGTGATTGGCCCGGAAATCTCGCCGAACTCGCCGTGGTCCTGCGGACGGCGGCGTGCAGGCGTTCAAGTTCCCGGATAGCCGTCGCCGATCTACCAGAGAAATACCGTGTTGCACCGCGGGTCGCGGGTCTCGGAGGTCGGGCGCGAGCCGAACGCGAAGCGATCATCGATGCTCTGGAGGAATGCGGAGGAAATAAGGTCCACGCGGCCAATCTGTTGGGAATTAGCCGCAGTACCATCTACTTACGTATTCGGGCGCTCAAGATCACGCTTCAGTAG
- a CDS encoding MFS transporter yields MSSVAARRRLLGGAIGTFVEWYDFLIYGLSVPVLAHHFFSDSNPTAAILGTFAIYAVAFFARPLGGVVFGKLGDRMGRINILGITVLLMGGATLAMGLLPTYETIGLAAPVLLLLCRLVQGFAVGGETTGGMTYVVESAPPGRRGRWVGYVGAAAFVPAAVSAMLILGITAAVGRDAYVDWAWRIPFILGALLAVVGFVLRRALDDPAEYTETLSETPAVNPDGLTARNNLKALITVVLLVAIMGVGGYMIASYMYSYLVKVVGLDTTPALLSNALAMLVLTVMTPLWGAVSDRIGRKPLMFGGTVTVVLLAYPAFELASSGTVVGAFAGQLLLVLGIAPIHAGCWVTMVELFPTKVRFSGHALSYNLGFAIFGGTAPLVAAALVSSTGSPLAPAFYLMAIAVFALVVIFFTPETKDVELRESAFERDTIDAPAPTPAPAEY; encoded by the coding sequence ATGTCATCTGTTGCCGCCAGGCGTCGGTTGTTAGGAGGGGCCATAGGCACCTTCGTGGAGTGGTACGACTTCCTGATCTATGGGCTCTCCGTGCCCGTGCTCGCGCACCACTTCTTTTCCGACTCGAACCCGACTGCCGCCATTTTGGGCACTTTCGCTATCTATGCGGTCGCCTTCTTCGCCCGACCGCTCGGTGGCGTCGTCTTCGGCAAGCTTGGTGACCGTATGGGACGCATCAACATCCTGGGCATTACGGTTCTTCTCATGGGTGGTGCCACTTTGGCGATGGGCTTGCTGCCCACCTACGAGACGATCGGTCTCGCTGCCCCAGTGTTGCTCCTGCTCTGTCGCCTTGTACAGGGGTTCGCCGTCGGAGGTGAGACCACCGGTGGAATGACGTACGTAGTCGAGTCGGCGCCCCCCGGCCGGCGCGGACGGTGGGTTGGGTATGTGGGTGCGGCTGCGTTTGTTCCCGCGGCCGTCTCGGCAATGCTGATTCTCGGGATAACTGCTGCGGTAGGGCGTGACGCTTACGTGGATTGGGCTTGGCGTATCCCCTTCATCCTCGGTGCCCTCCTGGCGGTGGTCGGTTTCGTGCTTCGCCGTGCATTGGACGACCCGGCCGAGTACACCGAAACGTTGAGTGAGACGCCTGCCGTTAACCCGGATGGTTTGACGGCCAGGAACAATCTGAAAGCGCTCATTACGGTTGTGCTGCTGGTCGCGATCATGGGCGTGGGGGGGTACATGATCGCCAGCTACATGTACTCCTATTTGGTCAAGGTCGTGGGGCTGGACACCACGCCGGCACTGCTGTCGAATGCGCTGGCAATGCTCGTCCTCACCGTCATGACCCCATTGTGGGGCGCGGTCAGCGACCGGATCGGTCGAAAGCCGCTGATGTTCGGCGGCACTGTCACGGTAGTGTTGCTTGCCTATCCCGCCTTTGAGTTGGCTTCGTCGGGCACCGTGGTTGGAGCGTTCGCCGGGCAGCTCCTCTTGGTGCTGGGTATCGCCCCGATTCATGCCGGTTGCTGGGTTACGATGGTTGAACTTTTCCCGACTAAGGTCCGGTTCAGCGGACACGCGCTGTCCTATAATCTTGGGTTTGCCATATTCGGCGGCACGGCCCCATTGGTGGCGGCCGCTCTAGTATCGTCCACCGGATCCCCGCTTGCTCCGGCATTTTATCTAATGGCTATCGCCGTGTTCGCCCTGGTGGTCATTTTCTTCACGCCAGAGACCAAGGACGTGGAACTTCGCGAATCGGCCTTCGAGCGGGACACAATTGACGCACCTGCACCTACACCCGCACCTGCAGAGTACTGA
- a CDS encoding transposase: MTESGRVCVPGEFRGLLKVLRVRWPGEKLYVVLDNFSPHRPPTVKAWAAANDVELVFLPTYGSG; this comes from the coding sequence ATTACCGAATCCGGCCGCGTATGCGTTCCCGGTGAGTTCCGGGGCCTGCTCAAAGTGCTGCGGGTCCGGTGGCCCGGGGAGAAGTTGTACGTCGTTCTCGACAACTTCTCCCCGCACCGGCCCCCGACAGTGAAGGCGTGGGCCGCCGCCAACGATGTCGAGTTGGTATTCCTTCCGACGTACGGTTCTGGCTGA
- a CDS encoding SDR family NAD(P)-dependent oxidoreductase — MTEVAGRSIIVTGGASGIGEAAARLFAENHAMVTIADVNEAGEVLAQDLNRQGFKAQFVRTDVTNEEQVQALVGAAEAAYGRLDGAFNNAAVPQTGKMLADVTREEFDRLMAINVTGPFLCMKYEVPAMIRAGGGSIVNTASVASFVYVPKAAEYTASKHALVGLTKAAAAEYGEQGIRVNAIGPSATRTQMYLDYLKMNPDYEGTMAGTHALRRASEPVEQAEAAMWLLSDAASYVTGVTLPVDGGYTLY; from the coding sequence ATGACCGAAGTTGCGGGCCGCTCAATAATTGTCACGGGTGGCGCCAGCGGCATCGGCGAAGCGGCCGCACGCCTCTTTGCCGAGAACCACGCGATGGTGACGATTGCCGACGTTAACGAAGCCGGCGAGGTGCTCGCGCAGGATCTCAATCGGCAAGGATTCAAGGCGCAGTTCGTCAGAACCGATGTCACGAACGAGGAGCAGGTCCAGGCTCTCGTAGGAGCGGCGGAGGCTGCGTACGGTCGGCTTGACGGGGCTTTCAACAATGCGGCGGTTCCCCAGACGGGCAAGATGCTTGCCGACGTTACCCGCGAGGAGTTCGACCGATTGATGGCGATCAACGTAACAGGCCCCTTCCTGTGCATGAAGTACGAGGTGCCGGCGATGATTCGTGCAGGCGGCGGATCCATCGTCAACACGGCGTCGGTGGCTTCGTTCGTCTATGTGCCCAAGGCGGCAGAATATACTGCGTCAAAACATGCTCTGGTGGGCCTAACGAAGGCTGCAGCTGCGGAGTATGGCGAGCAAGGCATCCGCGTTAACGCCATCGGTCCGTCTGCCACCCGCACACAGATGTACCTCGACTATTTGAAGATGAACCCGGACTACGAGGGCACAATGGCTGGTACGCATGCTCTGCGGCGAGCCAGTGAACCGGTCGAGCAGGCCGAGGCAGCAATGTGGCTGCTATCCGACGCCGCCTCGTATGTCACCGGAGTCACGCTCCCAGTCGACGGTGGGTACACACTGTACTGA
- a CDS encoding aldehyde dehydrogenase family protein — translation MTAMIQPGQVELLPSVRQFLSGTKQLYIGGEWVDAANGSTFDTFDPATGERLTSVARGGPEDIDRAVSAARKAFNGGPWPTMKANERERLIWRVGDILSERAVEFGQLESLDNGKSAAVATAVDVAFAADVFRYYAGWATKVEGTTINVSMPFTPGQEFHAYTLREPLGVCGLIVPWNFPLMMSALKYAPALATGNTVVFKPAEQTPLTALLLAEVFEEAGFPPGVVNVVTGYGDAGAALSAHEDVDKIAFTGSTGVGKKIVEASMGNLKKVSLELGGKSANIVFADADLDSAVVGSLNAWLFNHGQSCVAGTRMFVEDKIFDTFTAAVADAASQVKIGPGLDPTTQLGPLISQQQFDKVTGYLEAGIADGARALTGGKRWGTEGFYVEPTVFVDVKPEFSIVEEEIFGPVVVAMPFNAADGVTEAANDSIYGLAAGIWTKDISKAHRTARQIKAGSVWINQYNGFDVAMPFGGYKQSGWGSELGATALDLYTQTKSVNIAL, via the coding sequence ATGACGGCGATGATTCAGCCCGGCCAGGTAGAGCTGCTGCCATCAGTTCGACAGTTCCTGTCCGGCACCAAACAGCTCTATATCGGTGGGGAGTGGGTGGACGCGGCGAACGGATCGACATTCGACACGTTCGACCCCGCGACCGGCGAGCGTCTGACCAGCGTTGCACGCGGTGGACCGGAGGACATCGATCGTGCAGTGTCCGCTGCGCGTAAAGCTTTCAACGGGGGGCCGTGGCCCACTATGAAGGCGAATGAGCGCGAACGTTTGATCTGGCGTGTCGGCGACATCCTGTCCGAACGTGCGGTGGAGTTCGGGCAACTCGAGTCTCTCGATAACGGCAAGTCCGCCGCAGTGGCGACCGCTGTCGATGTAGCGTTCGCGGCCGACGTGTTCCGATACTACGCCGGCTGGGCCACCAAGGTTGAAGGCACCACGATCAACGTCAGCATGCCTTTCACACCGGGACAAGAGTTCCATGCTTACACCCTGCGTGAACCACTGGGCGTATGCGGCTTGATCGTGCCCTGGAACTTCCCGTTGATGATGTCGGCCTTGAAGTACGCACCCGCCCTGGCGACGGGCAACACGGTGGTCTTCAAACCTGCCGAGCAGACTCCGTTGACTGCCCTGCTACTTGCCGAAGTGTTCGAGGAAGCGGGATTCCCACCTGGTGTCGTCAACGTCGTCACCGGTTACGGCGACGCCGGAGCAGCTCTGTCCGCACACGAGGACGTCGACAAGATTGCCTTCACCGGATCAACCGGCGTAGGCAAGAAGATTGTCGAGGCATCCATGGGCAACCTCAAGAAGGTGTCTTTGGAACTCGGCGGCAAGAGCGCGAATATCGTGTTCGCCGACGCCGACCTCGACTCCGCCGTTGTCGGTTCTCTAAACGCGTGGCTCTTCAACCATGGCCAGTCCTGCGTTGCCGGCACCCGAATGTTCGTGGAGGACAAAATCTTCGACACTTTCACGGCTGCCGTCGCAGACGCTGCCAGCCAGGTGAAAATCGGTCCCGGCCTCGATCCCACTACCCAACTCGGCCCGCTGATTTCACAGCAGCAGTTCGACAAGGTCACCGGCTACCTCGAGGCCGGAATTGCAGACGGGGCGCGCGCACTGACTGGTGGTAAGCGTTGGGGTACGGAAGGGTTCTACGTTGAACCGACAGTCTTCGTCGACGTCAAACCTGAGTTCAGCATTGTCGAGGAAGAGATCTTCGGACCGGTGGTTGTTGCGATGCCTTTCAACGCCGCCGACGGCGTGACCGAGGCGGCCAACGACAGCATCTATGGCCTCGCCGCCGGAATCTGGACGAAGGACATCTCGAAGGCTCACCGCACCGCTCGCCAAATCAAGGCCGGTTCGGTGTGGATCAACCAGTACAACGGCTTCGACGTAGCCATGCCCTTCGGCGGATATAAGCAGTCAGGGTGGGGATCCGAACTAGGGGCGACCGCACTCGATCTCTACACCCAGACCAAGTCCGTCAATATTGCTCTCTGA